The following are encoded in a window of Streptomyces sp. 11x1 genomic DNA:
- a CDS encoding DUF4232 domain-containing protein, whose amino-acid sequence MIPIRGRTASRALVVVALTLAVGGCGLSEELDRERDPDRAGPTAAASSAGTEAPGGPGLPAPSEALEGELGADPTGDTSPGTTAGCPSSGVRMLPGLVEAAMGLRAMGVTLTNCGEKTYTVKGYPSIQLLDAEGEPHDGVRVLQGPQDVTTAVPDLGPHQVTLKPGESAGTTLVWRNTVTEADAPAVNAQTLRIAPLPGRPAEVLTPDGGLDLGNTGRLGATAWTKFAPDF is encoded by the coding sequence ATGATCCCGATACGCGGCCGTACGGCCTCCCGCGCGCTCGTGGTGGTGGCGCTGACCCTGGCCGTCGGCGGCTGCGGACTCTCCGAGGAACTCGACCGCGAGCGTGACCCGGACCGTGCCGGGCCCACGGCCGCGGCCTCGTCGGCGGGGACGGAAGCCCCCGGTGGACCGGGTCTCCCGGCGCCTTCCGAGGCGCTTGAGGGCGAGTTGGGGGCGGATCCGACGGGGGACACCTCGCCCGGCACGACGGCCGGCTGCCCGAGCTCCGGGGTGCGTATGCTGCCCGGCCTCGTGGAGGCGGCGATGGGGTTGCGGGCGATGGGCGTGACCCTCACCAACTGCGGCGAGAAGACGTACACCGTCAAGGGCTACCCGTCGATCCAGCTGCTCGACGCAGAAGGCGAGCCCCACGACGGCGTACGTGTCCTCCAGGGCCCCCAGGACGTCACCACAGCCGTGCCCGACCTCGGTCCGCACCAAGTCACCCTGAAACCGGGCGAGTCCGCCGGGACCACACTGGTCTGGCGCAACACGGTCACCGAGGCGGACGCACCGGCCGTGAACGCCCAAACCCTGCGCATCGCCCCGCTCCCCGGCCGCCCCGCGGAGGTCCTCACCCCCGACGGCGGCCTCGACCTGGGCAACACGGGCCGCCTCGGCGCGACGGCCTGGACGAAATTCGCCCCTGACTTCTAA
- a CDS encoding NCS1 family nucleobase:cation symporter-1, translating to MTDIAPTGSPTAPSADLSGRIELAPGDFPAESPFANEDLRPVPVSERKWTTYNFAALWISMAHCIPSWTLASGLVALGMDWKQAVFTIALANVIVLLPMLATGHAGPKYGIPFPVLARASFGLRGANIPAMIRAAVACGWFGIQTWIGGSGIFALGSKLTGGEWESAGKIAGNPWPLWLCFILFWALQIAIIYRGMDFLRHFENWAAPFVIVGAFVLLVWIAVKADGFGALLDQPSKLGWGPDFWPVFFPSLMGMIGFWATLSLNIPDFTRFGASQKAQTWGQSLGLPTTMTLFAILAVLVTSGSEVVYGEAIWDPVTLAAKADNVFGLLFALITVLVATISVNIAANVVSPAYDLANLAPKLINFRTGALITGVVGILIFPWKLISTPEFYIFTWLGVVGGLLGTVAGILIADYWIVRRTVLHLADLYTPGGRYWYASGWNWRAIAAFVVGGVLAVGGSYSTVSEDGVSSGPFPHDGLIPFLKPLADYGWAVGLGTSMLLYVVLMAGEREKVRTDRERVSV from the coding sequence ATGACCGACATAGCTCCCACGGGGTCGCCGACGGCCCCGTCCGCCGACCTGTCCGGCCGGATCGAGCTGGCGCCCGGGGACTTCCCCGCCGAAAGCCCCTTCGCCAACGAGGACCTGCGCCCCGTACCCGTCTCCGAGCGCAAGTGGACGACGTACAACTTCGCGGCGCTGTGGATCTCCATGGCCCACTGCATCCCCAGCTGGACCCTGGCCTCCGGCCTGGTCGCCCTCGGTATGGACTGGAAGCAGGCCGTCTTCACCATCGCCCTCGCCAACGTCATCGTGCTGCTGCCGATGCTGGCCACCGGGCACGCCGGCCCCAAGTACGGCATCCCCTTCCCGGTGCTGGCCCGCGCCTCCTTCGGTCTGCGCGGCGCCAACATCCCGGCGATGATCCGTGCCGCCGTGGCCTGCGGCTGGTTCGGCATCCAGACCTGGATCGGCGGCTCCGGGATATTCGCCCTCGGCTCCAAGCTCACCGGCGGTGAGTGGGAGAGCGCGGGGAAGATCGCGGGCAACCCGTGGCCGCTGTGGCTCTGCTTCATCCTCTTCTGGGCCCTGCAGATAGCGATCATCTACCGCGGCATGGACTTCCTGCGGCACTTCGAGAACTGGGCCGCGCCGTTCGTGATCGTCGGCGCGTTCGTGCTGCTGGTCTGGATCGCGGTCAAGGCCGACGGCTTCGGCGCGCTGCTCGACCAGCCCTCCAAGCTCGGCTGGGGCCCCGACTTCTGGCCGGTCTTCTTCCCCTCGTTGATGGGAATGATCGGCTTCTGGGCAACTTTGTCCCTGAACATCCCTGACTTCACCCGTTTCGGTGCCAGTCAGAAGGCGCAGACCTGGGGCCAGTCCCTGGGCCTGCCCACCACGATGACGCTCTTCGCGATCCTCGCCGTCCTGGTCACCTCCGGCTCCGAGGTCGTCTACGGCGAGGCCATCTGGGACCCGGTCACACTGGCGGCCAAGGCCGACAACGTCTTCGGTCTCCTCTTCGCCCTGATCACCGTGCTCGTCGCCACCATCTCCGTGAACATCGCCGCCAACGTGGTCTCACCGGCGTACGACCTGGCGAACCTCGCCCCGAAGCTCATCAACTTCCGTACGGGCGCGCTCATCACGGGTGTCGTCGGCATCCTGATCTTCCCGTGGAAGCTGATCTCCACGCCCGAGTTCTACATCTTCACCTGGCTCGGCGTGGTCGGCGGTCTGCTCGGCACCGTCGCCGGCATCCTCATCGCCGACTACTGGATCGTCCGCCGTACCGTCCTGCACCTGGCGGACCTGTACACGCCGGGCGGACGCTACTGGTACGCCTCCGGCTGGAACTGGCGGGCCATAGCGGCCTTCGTGGTCGGCGGTGTGCTCGCGGTCGGCGGCTCGTACTCGACCGTCTCCGAGGACGGCGTCTCCTCGGGGCCGTTCCCGCACGACGGCCTGATCCCGTTCCTCAAGCCGCTCGCCGACTACGGCTGGGCGGTGGGCCTGGGCACGTCGATGCTGCTGTACGTGGTGCTGATGGCCGGTGAGCGGGAGAAGGTCCGGACCGACAGGGAGCGGGTGTCCGTCTGA
- a CDS encoding TIGR03842 family LLM class F420-dependent oxidoreductase, with product MDFGLVLQTDPPASRVIELMKRAEDNGFTYGWTFDSAVLWQEPFVIYSQILSSTTKLTVGPMVTNPGTRTWEVTASTFATLNDMFGNRTVCGIGRGDSAMRVAGRKPNTLARISEAMKVIRSLGSGGEADLGGTVISFPWIKEGAELPVWMAAYGPKALKMTGEEADGFILQLSDLYLTEYMVKAVKDAAVAAGRDPSEVKICVAAPAYVTEDDSPEALAHAREQCRWFGGMVGNHVADLVSKYGEHSAAVPEELTDYIKAREGYDYSHHGRADNPDTQFVPDEIVDRFCVIGTPAMHIEKLNALRALGVDQFAVYDMHDAQERVIDTYGSTVIPAVNG from the coding sequence ATGGACTTCGGACTCGTCCTGCAGACCGACCCGCCGGCCTCGCGTGTCATCGAGCTGATGAAGCGCGCCGAGGACAACGGCTTCACGTACGGCTGGACCTTCGACTCCGCCGTGCTGTGGCAGGAGCCGTTCGTGATCTACAGCCAGATCCTGTCCAGCACCACGAAACTGACGGTCGGCCCGATGGTCACCAACCCGGGCACCCGCACCTGGGAGGTCACCGCCTCGACCTTCGCCACCCTCAACGACATGTTCGGCAACCGCACGGTCTGCGGCATCGGCCGCGGCGACTCGGCGATGCGGGTCGCGGGCCGCAAGCCCAACACGCTGGCCCGGATCAGCGAGGCGATGAAGGTCATCCGCTCGCTGGGCAGCGGGGGAGAGGCCGACCTCGGCGGTACGGTCATCAGCTTCCCCTGGATCAAGGAGGGCGCCGAACTTCCGGTCTGGATGGCCGCGTACGGCCCCAAGGCCCTGAAGATGACCGGTGAGGAGGCCGACGGCTTCATCCTCCAGCTCTCCGACCTCTACCTCACCGAGTACATGGTCAAGGCGGTCAAGGACGCGGCCGTCGCCGCCGGGCGCGACCCGTCCGAGGTGAAGATCTGCGTGGCCGCGCCCGCCTACGTCACCGAGGACGACTCGCCCGAGGCGCTGGCCCATGCCCGCGAACAGTGCCGATGGTTCGGCGGGATGGTCGGCAACCACGTCGCCGACCTGGTGTCCAAGTACGGCGAGCACTCCGCGGCCGTACCGGAGGAGCTGACGGACTACATCAAGGCGCGCGAGGGGTACGACTACTCCCACCACGGCCGCGCCGACAACCCCGACACCCAGTTCGTGCCCGACGAGATCGTGGACCGCTTCTGCGTCATCGGCACCCCCGCCATGCACATCGAGAAGCTGAACGCGCTGCGGGCCCTCGGCGTGGACCAGTTCGCCGTCTACGACATGCACGACGCGCAGGAGAGGGTGATCGACACCTACGGCTCGACGGTCATCCCGGCGGTCAACGGCTAG
- the hydA gene encoding dihydropyrimidinase, producing the protein MSGRTLIRGGLVITASDELHADVLIEDGRVAALAASGTSAAEAWTADRTLDATGKYVIPGGVDAHTHMELPFGGTFASDTFETGTRAAAWGGTTTIVDFAVQSVGHTLREGLDAWHAKAEGNCAIDYGFHMIVSDVNQDTLKEMDLLVQEGVTSFKQFMAYPGVFYSDDGQILRAMQRSAENGGLIMMHAENGIAIDVLVEQALARGETDPRYHGEVRKALLEAEATHRAIKLAQVAGAPLYVVHVSAMEAVAELARARDEGLNVFGETCPQYLFLSTDNLAEPDFEGSKYVCSTPLRPREHQAKLWQGLRTNDLQAVSTDHCPFCFVGQKELGRGDFSKIPNGLPGVENRMDLLHQAVVDGHISRRRWIEIACATPARMFGMYPKKGTIAPGADADIVIYDPHAEQVMSARTHHMNVDYSAYEGKHTTGRVETVLSRGELVITEREYTGHAGHGAYTPRSTCQYLN; encoded by the coding sequence ATGAGCGGCCGTACTCTGATCCGCGGCGGTCTCGTCATCACCGCGTCAGACGAACTGCATGCCGACGTCCTGATCGAAGACGGCCGAGTCGCCGCTCTGGCGGCAAGTGGCACATCCGCCGCGGAGGCCTGGACCGCCGACCGAACCCTCGACGCCACGGGCAAGTACGTGATCCCCGGCGGCGTGGACGCCCACACCCACATGGAGTTGCCCTTCGGCGGCACCTTCGCCTCCGACACCTTCGAGACCGGCACCCGCGCCGCCGCCTGGGGCGGTACGACGACGATCGTCGACTTCGCCGTACAGAGCGTCGGCCACACCCTCCGCGAGGGCCTCGACGCCTGGCACGCCAAGGCGGAGGGCAACTGCGCGATCGACTACGGCTTCCACATGATCGTGTCGGACGTGAACCAGGACACGCTCAAGGAGATGGACCTGCTGGTGCAGGAGGGCGTCACTTCCTTCAAGCAGTTCATGGCCTACCCGGGCGTCTTCTACAGCGACGACGGCCAGATCCTGCGCGCCATGCAGCGCTCCGCCGAGAACGGCGGCCTGATCATGATGCACGCGGAGAACGGCATCGCGATCGACGTACTGGTCGAACAGGCCCTGGCCCGCGGCGAGACCGACCCCCGCTACCACGGGGAGGTCCGCAAGGCCCTGCTGGAGGCCGAGGCCACCCACCGCGCCATCAAGCTCGCCCAGGTCGCGGGCGCCCCCCTGTACGTCGTGCACGTCTCGGCGATGGAGGCAGTCGCCGAGCTGGCCCGCGCACGGGACGAGGGGCTCAACGTCTTCGGCGAGACCTGCCCGCAGTATCTGTTCCTGTCCACGGACAACCTCGCGGAGCCGGACTTCGAGGGCTCCAAGTACGTGTGCAGCACGCCCCTGCGGCCGCGCGAGCACCAGGCCAAGCTGTGGCAGGGCCTGCGCACCAACGACCTCCAGGCGGTCTCCACGGACCACTGCCCCTTCTGCTTCGTCGGGCAGAAGGAACTCGGCCGCGGCGACTTCTCCAAGATCCCCAACGGCCTGCCGGGCGTCGAGAACCGGATGGACCTCCTCCACCAGGCGGTCGTCGACGGGCACATCTCGCGCCGCCGCTGGATCGAGATCGCCTGCGCGACCCCGGCCCGGATGTTCGGCATGTACCCGAAGAAGGGCACCATCGCGCCGGGCGCCGACGCCGACATCGTCATCTACGACCCGCACGCCGAGCAGGTCATGTCCGCCCGGACCCACCACATGAACGTCGACTACTCGGCGTACGAGGGCAAGCACACCACCGGCCGGGTCGAGACGGTCCTCTCGCGCGGCGAACTCGTCATCACCGAGCGGGAGTACACCGGGCACGCCGGGCACGGCGCCTACACCCCCCGCTCCACCTGTCAGTACCTCAACTAG
- a CDS encoding nitrilase-related carbon-nitrogen hydrolase, whose product MSRVIRAAIFQTAWTGDKESMIQVHEQAARDAAAQGAQVMCFQELFYGPYFCQVQDKAFYEYAEAIPDGPIVKRFQALAKELGLVLVLPMYEEEQPGVLYNTAAVIDADGKYLGKYRKHHIPQVPGFWEKFYFRPGNAGWPVFDTAVGKIGVYICYDRHFPEGWRALGLGGAEIVFNPSATSRGLSRYLWQLEQPASAVANEYFIGAINRVGVEELGDNDFYGTSYFVDPEAQFVGEVASDKETELVVRDLDLAKLREVRDRWQFFRDRRPDAYGPLTAP is encoded by the coding sequence ATGAGCAGAGTCATCCGCGCAGCCATCTTCCAGACGGCCTGGACCGGCGACAAGGAGTCGATGATCCAGGTCCACGAGCAGGCGGCCCGCGACGCGGCGGCCCAGGGCGCGCAGGTCATGTGCTTCCAGGAGCTGTTCTACGGGCCCTACTTCTGCCAGGTCCAGGACAAGGCGTTCTACGAGTACGCGGAAGCGATCCCCGACGGCCCGATCGTCAAGCGCTTCCAGGCGCTCGCCAAGGAACTCGGCCTGGTCCTCGTGCTGCCGATGTACGAGGAGGAGCAGCCGGGGGTCCTCTACAACACCGCCGCCGTGATCGACGCGGACGGCAAGTACCTCGGCAAGTACCGCAAGCACCACATCCCTCAAGTCCCCGGATTCTGGGAGAAGTTCTACTTCCGCCCCGGCAACGCGGGCTGGCCGGTCTTCGACACCGCCGTGGGGAAGATCGGCGTCTACATCTGCTACGACCGGCATTTCCCGGAGGGCTGGCGTGCGCTCGGCCTCGGCGGCGCCGAGATCGTCTTCAACCCCTCGGCCACCTCGCGCGGCCTGTCCCGCTACCTCTGGCAGCTGGAGCAGCCGGCGTCGGCCGTCGCCAACGAGTACTTCATCGGCGCCATCAACCGGGTGGGTGTCGAGGAACTCGGCGACAACGACTTCTACGGCACCTCCTACTTCGTGGACCCCGAGGCCCAGTTCGTCGGCGAGGTCGCGAGCGACAAGGAGACCGAACTCGTCGTACGGGACCTGGACCTGGCCAAGCTCCGCGAGGTCCGCGACCGCTGGCAGTTCTTCCGCGACCGCCGACCGGACGCGTACGGCCCGCTGACGGCGCCGTAA
- a CDS encoding PucR family transcriptional regulator encodes MTTTSATAPEPALSVRQVLALDRVLAGEPEVVAGAGHLDRPVRWVHVAEAPDVGVMLSGGEMVLTTGVLLAGDEDAQAEYIRSLYRSEAAAVVLGLGRAFPTPPDVMRRAAERCGLPMVVLHRPFPFADLTEEVQSRLVRRKFAAVSLSEAVRTTLTGLITAGAPLQRLLDEIAQHAGCPLVVTNLAHRVLATAGERSAVDDVLRDWERISRQAGGTQGDGWVRAELGGRGERWGQIVLCGYRGDIATGRLLADRAAEALVLHRMLGGAAHSWEEQSAQSLLTDLVSGVVPARQLLPRARAAGLPVNRRTFVPLVVPDGGPAQLDRVLRMLGLPGLVAELAEGATAVLLSLARDQDATALTAHFAARLRSESGVRTTVVAAAEARTTWEDVPGGLREARHVADAVAQSAATGLDLPVVVRLRDVHLRGLIRLLRDDPHVQAFAERELDGLLCGDGHAEQDLLPVLRTYLATGRNKSHTAQLHHVSRPALYRRLEAIEARLGVDLDDFEQAASVHIALLAHDAQQG; translated from the coding sequence ATGACCACCACCTCGGCCACCGCTCCGGAACCCGCCCTGTCGGTACGCCAGGTCCTCGCCCTGGACCGGGTCCTCGCCGGAGAGCCCGAGGTGGTGGCCGGGGCCGGTCACCTCGACCGGCCCGTGCGCTGGGTGCACGTGGCGGAGGCGCCCGACGTCGGCGTGATGCTCAGCGGCGGCGAGATGGTCCTCACCACCGGGGTCCTGCTCGCCGGCGACGAGGACGCCCAGGCCGAGTACATCCGCTCGCTGTACCGGTCCGAGGCCGCCGCGGTGGTCCTCGGCCTCGGGCGGGCCTTCCCGACACCGCCCGACGTGATGCGGCGGGCGGCGGAGCGGTGCGGTCTGCCCATGGTCGTGCTGCACCGGCCGTTCCCCTTCGCCGACCTGACCGAGGAGGTCCAGTCCCGACTGGTACGGCGGAAGTTCGCGGCCGTGAGCCTGTCCGAGGCCGTCCGCACCACCCTGACCGGGCTCATCACCGCGGGCGCCCCGCTGCAACGGCTGCTCGACGAGATCGCCCAGCACGCGGGCTGTCCGCTCGTCGTCACCAACCTCGCCCACCGGGTCCTCGCCACGGCGGGGGAGCGGTCGGCGGTCGACGACGTGCTGCGCGACTGGGAACGCATCTCCCGCCAGGCGGGCGGCACCCAGGGCGACGGCTGGGTCCGGGCCGAGCTGGGCGGGCGCGGGGAACGCTGGGGGCAGATCGTGCTGTGCGGCTACCGGGGCGACATCGCCACCGGGCGGCTGCTCGCCGACCGGGCCGCCGAAGCGCTCGTTCTCCACCGGATGCTCGGCGGCGCGGCACACTCCTGGGAGGAGCAGTCCGCGCAGAGCCTGCTGACGGACCTCGTCTCCGGGGTCGTACCGGCCCGGCAACTGCTGCCCAGGGCGCGGGCGGCAGGGCTGCCCGTCAATCGCCGTACCTTCGTGCCGCTCGTCGTACCCGACGGTGGACCGGCCCAACTCGACCGCGTGTTGCGGATGTTGGGGCTCCCCGGGCTCGTCGCCGAGCTCGCGGAGGGGGCCACCGCCGTACTCCTCAGCCTGGCCCGGGACCAGGACGCGACCGCGCTCACCGCGCACTTCGCGGCCCGGCTGCGGTCGGAGTCCGGGGTGCGGACAACGGTCGTGGCCGCCGCCGAGGCGCGCACCACGTGGGAGGACGTGCCGGGCGGGCTGCGCGAGGCACGGCACGTGGCGGACGCCGTCGCCCAGTCCGCCGCGACCGGGCTGGACCTCCCCGTCGTCGTACGCCTCCGCGACGTCCATCTGCGCGGCCTGATCCGGCTGTTGCGCGACGACCCGCACGTCCAGGCATTCGCCGAGCGGGAGTTGGACGGGCTGCTGTGCGGCGACGGACACGCCGAACAGGATCTGCTGCCCGTGCTGCGGACCTATCTGGCGACCGGCCGGAACAAGTCGCACACCGCGCAGCTGCACCATGTGAGCCGGCCCGCGCTGTACCGCCGGCTGGAAGCCATAGAGGCCCGCCTCGGTGTGGACCTCGACGACTTCGAACAGGCCGCCTCCGTCCACATCGCCCTGCTCGCGCACGACGCGCAACAGGGCTGA
- a CDS encoding aspartate aminotransferase family protein: MTDELLGRHKAVLPDWLALYYADPLEITHGEGRHVWDAAGTKYLDFFGGILTTMTAHALPEVTKAVSEQAGRIIHSSTLYLNRPMVELAERIAQMSGIPDARVFFTTSGTEANDTALMLATTYRGSNQILAMRNSYHGRSFSAVGITGNKGWSPTSLSPLQTLYVHGGVRTRGPYADLSDADFITACVADLEDLLGHGRPPAALIAEPIQGVGGFTSPPDGLYAAFREVLQRHGVLWIADEVQTGWGRTGDNFWGWQAHGQNGPPDILTFAKGIGNGMSIGGVVARSEVMNCLDSNSISTFGGTQITMAAGLANLNYLVEHDLQGNARRVGGLLIERLRAITAQIPAVKEVRGRGLMIGIELVKPGTEEANPEAAAAVLEAARREGLLIGKGGGHNTSALRIAPPLSLTVAEAEEGADALERALRSIQ; encoded by the coding sequence GTGACCGACGAACTGCTCGGACGCCACAAGGCCGTACTGCCCGACTGGCTCGCGCTCTACTACGCGGACCCGCTGGAGATCACGCACGGCGAGGGGCGCCACGTCTGGGACGCCGCCGGCACCAAGTACCTCGACTTCTTCGGCGGCATCCTCACCACGATGACGGCGCACGCCCTGCCCGAGGTCACCAAGGCGGTGAGCGAGCAGGCCGGGCGGATCATCCACTCCTCGACGCTCTACCTCAACCGGCCGATGGTCGAACTCGCCGAGCGGATCGCGCAGATGTCCGGCATCCCGGACGCCCGCGTCTTCTTCACCACCTCCGGCACCGAGGCCAACGACACCGCCCTGATGCTGGCCACGACGTACCGCGGCAGCAACCAGATCCTGGCGATGCGCAACAGCTACCACGGCCGCTCCTTCAGCGCGGTCGGCATCACCGGCAACAAGGGCTGGTCCCCGACCTCGCTGTCCCCGCTGCAGACGCTGTACGTGCACGGCGGCGTCCGCACCCGCGGCCCGTACGCCGACCTGAGCGACGCCGACTTCATCACGGCCTGCGTCGCAGACCTGGAGGACCTGCTCGGCCACGGCCGCCCGCCGGCCGCGCTGATCGCCGAACCGATCCAGGGCGTCGGCGGCTTCACCTCACCGCCCGACGGCCTGTACGCGGCCTTCCGCGAGGTGCTCCAGCGGCACGGCGTGCTGTGGATCGCCGACGAGGTGCAGACCGGCTGGGGCCGCACCGGCGACAACTTCTGGGGCTGGCAGGCGCACGGCCAGAACGGGCCGCCGGACATCCTGACCTTCGCCAAGGGCATCGGCAACGGCATGTCCATCGGCGGTGTCGTCGCACGCTCCGAGGTCATGAACTGCCTCGACAGCAACTCGATCTCGACCTTCGGCGGCACCCAGATCACCATGGCCGCCGGCCTCGCCAACCTCAACTACCTGGTCGAGCACGACCTCCAGGGCAACGCCCGCCGCGTCGGCGGGCTGCTCATCGAGCGGCTGCGGGCGATCACCGCGCAGATCCCGGCGGTCAAGGAGGTACGCGGCCGGGGCCTCATGATCGGCATCGAGCTGGTGAAGCCCGGCACCGAGGAGGCCAACCCCGAGGCCGCGGCCGCCGTTCTCGAAGCGGCCCGCCGGGAGGGCCTGTTGATCGGCAAGGGCGGCGGCCACAACACCAGCGCGCTGCGCATCGCGCCCCCGCTGTCGCTGACCGTCGCCGAGGCCGAGGAGGGCGCCGACGCCCTCGAACGGGCTCTGAGGAGCATCCAGTAG
- a CDS encoding nitrilase-related carbon-nitrogen hydrolase, with product MTNVVRAALVQATWTGDTASMVDKHIEHAREAARQGAKVIGFQELFNAPYFCQVQEPEHYAWAEPVPDGPTVTRMRELARETGMVIVVPVFEVEQSGFYYNTAAVIDADGSYLGKYRKHHIPQVKGFWEKYYFKPGNLGWPVFETAVGKVGVYICYDRHFPEGWRQLGLNGAQLVYNPSATHRGLSAHLWQLEQPAAAVANEYFVAAINRVGREEYGDNDFYGTSYFVDPRGKFVGEVASDQGEELVVRDLDFDLIEDVRQQWAFYRDRRPDAYEGLVQP from the coding sequence ATGACCAACGTCGTACGCGCCGCCCTGGTCCAGGCCACCTGGACCGGAGACACCGCGTCCATGGTCGACAAGCACATCGAGCACGCCCGCGAGGCGGCCCGGCAGGGCGCGAAGGTGATCGGCTTCCAGGAACTCTTCAACGCGCCCTACTTCTGCCAGGTCCAGGAACCGGAGCACTACGCCTGGGCGGAACCCGTGCCCGACGGCCCCACCGTGACCCGCATGCGGGAGCTGGCCCGCGAGACCGGCATGGTGATCGTCGTCCCCGTCTTCGAGGTCGAGCAGTCCGGGTTCTACTACAACACCGCCGCCGTGATCGACGCCGACGGCAGCTACCTCGGCAAGTACCGCAAGCACCACATCCCCCAGGTCAAGGGGTTCTGGGAGAAGTACTACTTCAAGCCCGGGAACCTCGGCTGGCCGGTGTTCGAGACGGCCGTCGGCAAGGTGGGCGTCTACATCTGCTACGACCGCCACTTCCCGGAGGGCTGGCGCCAGCTCGGCCTGAACGGCGCCCAGCTCGTCTACAACCCGTCGGCCACCCACCGCGGCCTCTCCGCCCACCTCTGGCAGCTGGAACAGCCGGCCGCGGCCGTCGCCAACGAGTACTTCGTCGCCGCGATCAACCGCGTCGGGCGGGAGGAGTACGGGGACAACGACTTCTACGGCACCTCCTACTTCGTGGACCCGCGCGGCAAGTTCGTGGGCGAGGTCGCGAGCGACCAGGGCGAGGAACTCGTCGTCCGGGACCTCGACTTCGACCTCATCGAGGACGTACGACAGCAGTGGGCGTTCTACCGGGACCGCCGGCCCGACGCGTACGAAGGACTCGTACAGCCCTGA
- a CDS encoding helix-turn-helix transcriptional regulator translates to MVRTPLTPEERERGERLGRLLRDARGGRSMAEIAAGAGISAETLRKIETGRAPTPAFFTIAALARALGLSMDDLVTRCGPVDAETPTAAAAVGATVAAVA, encoded by the coding sequence ATGGTGCGCACCCCTCTCACCCCCGAAGAGCGCGAACGCGGCGAGCGGCTCGGCCGGTTGCTGCGTGACGCCCGTGGCGGCCGCAGCATGGCTGAGATCGCCGCCGGCGCGGGCATCTCCGCGGAGACCCTCCGGAAGATCGAGACCGGCCGTGCCCCCACCCCGGCCTTCTTCACGATCGCCGCCCTCGCCCGCGCGCTGGGTCTGTCCATGGACGACCTCGTGACGCGCTGCGGGCCGGTCGACGCCGAGACGCCGACGGCGGCGGCGGCGGTGGGGGCGACGGTGGCGGCTGTGGCCTGA
- the map gene encoding type I methionyl aminopeptidase — translation MVELKTDESIEAMYETGQVVAQALTAVRDAADVGVSLLELDELAHEVLRKAGATSPFLGYHPSFAPTPFPAVLCASVNDAIVHGIPTAYRLHDGDLVSLDFGAQLGGWAGDSALSFVVGTPRTADLRLVATAERALAAGIEAAVVGNRIGDIAHAIGSVCRAAGYGIPDGFGGHGIGRRMHEDPGVPNEGRPGRGMKLRHGMVLAIEPMVIGGGTDGYHAAPDGWTLRTNDGSRAAHAEHTVAITEAGPRVLTAR, via the coding sequence ATGGTGGAACTGAAGACGGATGAGTCGATCGAAGCGATGTACGAGACGGGGCAGGTCGTGGCGCAGGCGCTCACGGCCGTGCGGGACGCCGCCGACGTGGGGGTCTCCCTGCTCGAACTGGACGAGCTGGCCCACGAGGTGCTGCGGAAGGCGGGCGCCACCTCCCCCTTCCTGGGCTACCACCCCTCCTTCGCGCCCACGCCCTTCCCCGCGGTGCTCTGCGCATCCGTGAACGACGCGATCGTGCACGGCATTCCCACGGCGTACCGGCTGCACGACGGTGACCTCGTGTCCCTCGACTTCGGCGCGCAACTGGGCGGCTGGGCCGGGGACTCGGCGCTCAGCTTCGTGGTGGGCACGCCGCGCACGGCAGACCTGCGGCTCGTCGCGACGGCCGAGCGCGCCCTCGCGGCGGGTATCGAGGCGGCCGTCGTGGGCAACCGCATCGGAGACATCGCGCACGCGATCGGCAGCGTCTGCCGGGCCGCCGGGTACGGCATCCCCGACGGGTTCGGCGGGCACGGCATCGGGCGCAGGATGCACGAGGATCCGGGGGTGCCGAACGAGGGGCGCCCCGGGCGCGGGATGAAGCTGCGGCACGGGATGGTCCTGGCGATCGAGCCGATGGTGATCGGCGGGGGTACGGACGGGTACCACGCGGCCCCGGACGGCTGGACGTTGCGCACGAACGACGGTTCCCGGGCGGCGCACGCGGAGCACACGGTGGCGATCACGGAGGCGGGGCCGCGCGTGCTGACCGCGCGGTGA